A stretch of Ipomoea triloba cultivar NCNSP0323 chromosome 11, ASM357664v1 DNA encodes these proteins:
- the LOC115996113 gene encoding glutamic acid-rich protein-like: protein MAKDFNMSSSTRATKKPKTSFEHHVPIAIEDESIDFEDAEIHTRPIEQNVAKTRNKSKVRTSKEDVDKPWQDEDDNYGKKIEEDDDGEEDEEDVDGEENEAFDDGDGDDEDGKWRRRDEEEDDGKIFVTSEFVEVNSPYMYSGLLEELSLLYISIMEERTSSQQTKAKTRGTDQFNPFENQRLELSL from the exons ATGGCCAAAG ATTTCAATATGTCTTCTAGTACACGTGCAACTAAAAAACCGAAGACGTCATTCGAACATCATGTGCCTATTGCAATTGAAGATGAGAGTATTGATTTTGAGGATGCTGAAATTCACACACGCCCTATTGAGCAAAATGTTGCGAAGACGAGAAACAAAAGCAAAGTGAGAACTTCCAAAGAAGATGTTGACAAG CCATGGCAAGATGAGGATGACAACTATGGCAAGAAGATAGAAGAAGACGACGATGGCGAAGAAGATGAGGAAGACGTTGATGGTGAAGAAAATGAAGCATTCGACGATGGCGACGGAGATGACGAAGACGGCAAATGGCGAAGgagagatgaagaagaagatgatgggaAAATTTTTGTGACTTCTGAatttg TTGAAGTCAACTCACCATATATGTATTCTGGCCTTCTTGAGGAGCTTTCGCTCCTATACATCTCAATAATGGAAGAACGCACCAGCAGTCAGCAAACCAAGGCTAAGACCAGGGGAACGGACCAATTCAATCCATTTGAAAACCAAAGGCTTGAGCTTTCGCTATGA